One genomic segment of [Phormidium] sp. ETS-05 includes these proteins:
- a CDS encoding CHAT domain-containing protein → MAKAEGETLVAQIIPAADGTGTVVEVQGNKYEITGGKTSADGVNLFHSLQEFGLTQGQIADFMASPDIRNILGRVSGGNASIIDGLIQVSGGNANLFLMNPAGIVFRPNASLNVLGSFTATTATGIGFDSGWFEAFGNNDYGALVGNPSAFSFNLAQPGSIINAGNLTVINGNLSLIGGTVINGGSLMAPGGDIMVTAVPGSHMVRISQPGHLLSLEVESSSSGFSPVSLPQLLTGSEVHHATSVMVTDSGEVILSGSGLSVNNGDVVVASQQQQPRIEGRNVNLNAHGHLTLVSSDIRTDRDMHLDAAGVVTVRDGSFTAVGNLRIEGDGSIDILAIPGAVDYPFQAGANITLVSNGNIYTDSHFNAKGDFSIQKLGGDAATLISRYDPIITVQGNASFGDYTGVSLKVEATGSITSGNIIITGPDTTLAASSDPDAEILRNSPALIMRSGVESLANAANIPPNSNVAGTLFGANGIPSNNGITAGSISTPGGPVILNAAGEIRLDNINTAGGEVNLNAVGNITVFGQINSSNINSNGGNITLNSLADIEILSINAQGGAPGGGAVDITAGNFFRAVGSFIDRNGVDASISTAAEPGNQGNGIGNNRGGDITIRHAGETTTPFVIGDATVNGTAGAITSGFETLTPPFPVPVPPRVYNSRNITIITEAPEVEPGPSPSLEFAISSTSEEEGSSEDGEEPAAEAETVTEEEVTEAEITTAEEQVTATTETQPITATSEIIISEQITTTTETTTTETTTLETTTETTISEQITAAETAAEAEVVAEAETVAEAEAVVEAETVAEAEAVVEETVAEAEVVAEAETVAEAEAVVAEEATPARDLLNNIEFGLNLPAATVENMIAGDLQTSANSASVSVGGMSNATAMTADAGGGGATSFTVDASVQPQGVAATAADGGGGGGGAGGGGAAGGGGGGASGGGASGGGGDGGGGDGGGDGGGGAAGGDEAAAASESSSGDDSSSDDGGADAQMDSIFSGGGSVVGTVWQVEQQRNQEYEEYLGVQASLERQDVAISKFRNVLTELESATGEAAGITYMVMRQEQLEIVVFTAAGDPVRVSVPAANRETLLPLIRRFRGEVTNPRKRNSNDYLPLAQELYKLLITPIEEALNGQELDTLVFSMDSDLRSLPIAALHDGKQFVAEKYSVALIPSFALVDTTYNSLQNAKVLAMGASEFTDNNPLPAVPTELKTITEEFGAAQFFMNEDFTRENLSKQRAADSYQIIHLATHADFQPGGLASSYIQLWNDKLTLAEIPQLAWSNPPIDLLVISGCRSALGNKEAELGFAGLAVKSGVRTAIASLWSVSDEGTLALMSEFYRQLRTAPTKGEALRQAQLAMIRGEITVENGSLRAANRGAAIQLPPELAGLTKDSLSHPYYWSGFTVIGSPW, encoded by the coding sequence TTGGCGAAAGCTGAGGGGGAAACCTTGGTGGCTCAAATAATTCCCGCTGCTGATGGGACGGGGACGGTGGTGGAGGTGCAGGGTAATAAATACGAGATTACTGGGGGTAAAACTTCGGCTGATGGGGTGAATCTATTCCACAGTCTTCAGGAATTTGGGCTGACTCAGGGGCAAATTGCTGATTTTATGGCTTCTCCTGATATCCGCAATATTTTGGGACGGGTATCGGGGGGTAATGCTTCGATTATTGATGGGTTGATTCAGGTTAGCGGGGGGAATGCTAATCTGTTTTTGATGAATCCGGCGGGGATTGTATTTAGACCGAATGCGAGTTTAAATGTGCTGGGTTCGTTTACTGCTACTACCGCCACGGGTATCGGGTTTGATTCGGGGTGGTTTGAGGCGTTTGGGAATAATGATTATGGGGCTTTGGTGGGAAATCCCAGTGCTTTTAGTTTCAATCTGGCTCAGCCGGGAAGTATTATTAATGCAGGTAATTTAACTGTTATCAATGGCAATTTAAGTTTAATTGGCGGGACGGTAATTAATGGCGGGTCGCTAATGGCTCCGGGTGGGGATATTATGGTGACTGCTGTTCCTGGTAGTCATATGGTGAGAATTTCTCAGCCGGGACATCTGCTTAGTTTAGAGGTTGAGTCCTCTAGTTCTGGGTTTTCTCCGGTTTCCCTTCCGCAGTTGTTGACTGGGAGCGAAGTTCATCATGCAACTTCTGTGATGGTGACTGACTCTGGGGAGGTGATTTTGAGTGGTTCTGGGTTGTCGGTGAACAATGGGGATGTGGTGGTTGCTTCGCAACAACAGCAACCAAGAATCGAGGGGAGAAATGTTAATCTGAATGCTCACGGTCATCTCACTTTAGTGTCAAGTGATATTCGCACCGATCGCGATATGCACCTTGATGCGGCTGGGGTGGTGACGGTACGGGATGGCAGTTTTACGGCTGTTGGGAATCTGAGGATTGAGGGGGATGGAAGTATTGATATTTTGGCGATTCCGGGGGCTGTAGATTATCCGTTCCAAGCTGGCGCTAATATTACTTTAGTGAGCAATGGCAATATTTATACTGATTCTCACTTTAATGCTAAAGGTGATTTCTCGATTCAAAAGTTGGGGGGAGATGCGGCGACTCTGATTAGTCGCTATGACCCAATTATTACTGTACAGGGTAATGCCAGCTTTGGGGATTATACGGGGGTGTCGCTGAAGGTGGAGGCGACGGGAAGTATTACCAGTGGTAATATCATAATTACGGGGCCAGATACGACTTTGGCGGCTTCATCAGACCCGGATGCGGAGATTTTGAGAAATAGTCCGGCTCTGATTATGCGTTCTGGTGTGGAAAGTCTAGCTAATGCGGCGAATATTCCACCTAACAGCAATGTAGCTGGTACTTTATTTGGGGCTAATGGGATTCCGAGCAATAATGGGATTACGGCGGGCAGTATTTCTACTCCCGGCGGTCCGGTGATTTTAAATGCGGCTGGGGAAATTCGCCTAGACAATATCAACACTGCAGGGGGAGAAGTTAATCTAAATGCGGTGGGAAATATCACGGTTTTTGGCCAAATTAATTCTAGTAATATTAATAGTAATGGCGGTAATATAACTCTCAATTCTCTGGCTGATATTGAGATTTTGTCTATCAATGCGCAAGGTGGCGCTCCCGGCGGTGGTGCAGTGGATATTACGGCGGGTAATTTTTTCCGTGCGGTGGGCAGTTTTATTGACCGCAATGGTGTAGATGCCAGTATTTCCACAGCGGCTGAGCCGGGAAACCAAGGTAACGGGATTGGCAATAATAGGGGGGGAGATATTACGATTCGCCATGCTGGCGAGACTACTACTCCTTTTGTGATTGGTGATGCTACGGTTAATGGCACAGCGGGAGCAATTACCAGTGGTTTTGAAACTCTAACACCGCCTTTCCCAGTTCCTGTACCACCGCGAGTCTATAACTCCCGCAATATCACGATTATTACTGAAGCTCCAGAAGTGGAACCAGGACCGTCACCATCTTTAGAGTTTGCGATAAGTAGCACTTCTGAGGAGGAAGGCAGCAGCGAAGATGGGGAAGAGCCTGCCGCTGAGGCGGAAACTGTTACGGAGGAGGAAGTAACTGAGGCGGAAATTACTACCGCTGAGGAGCAAGTAACTGCTACTACGGAAACGCAACCAATAACTGCTACTTCAGAAATAATTATATCGGAGCAGATAACGACAACAACGGAAACGACAACAACGGAAACGACTACATTGGAAACGACGACGGAAACAACCATATCGGAACAGATAACGGCTGCAGAAACTGCTGCGGAAGCGGAGGTAGTGGCGGAGGCGGAAACTGTTGCGGAAGCGGAAGCAGTGGTGGAGGCGGAAACTGTTGCGGAAGCGGAAGCAGTGGTGGAGGAAACTGTTGCAGAAGCGGAGGTAGTGGCGGAGGCGGAAACTGTTGCAGAAGCGGAAGCAGTGGTGGCGGAGGAGGCAACACCTGCTAGGGATTTGCTGAATAATATCGAATTTGGATTAAATCTGCCTGCGGCAACGGTGGAAAATATGATTGCGGGAGATTTGCAAACTTCGGCGAATTCTGCGAGTGTTTCTGTGGGAGGGATGAGTAATGCTACGGCGATGACTGCGGATGCGGGTGGTGGTGGGGCAACTTCTTTTACGGTTGATGCTAGCGTCCAACCGCAGGGGGTGGCGGCTACTGCTGCTGATGGTGGTGGTGGCGGCGGTGGTGCTGGTGGTGGTGGCGCTGCTGGTGGTGGCGGCGGTGGCGCCAGTGGTGGTGGTGCCAGTGGTGGCGGCGGTGATGGTGGCGGCGGTGATGGTGGCGGTGATGGTGGCGGTGGTGCTGCTGGTGGTGATGAGGCGGCGGCGGCGAGTGAGTCGAGTTCGGGTGATGATTCTAGCTCGGATGATGGCGGTGCTGATGCGCAAATGGATTCGATTTTTTCGGGTGGCGGGAGTGTGGTGGGTACGGTATGGCAGGTGGAGCAACAGCGAAATCAGGAATATGAGGAGTATTTGGGGGTACAGGCGTCTTTGGAACGTCAGGATGTGGCGATTTCTAAGTTTAGAAATGTGCTAACGGAACTGGAATCGGCAACTGGTGAGGCGGCGGGGATTACCTATATGGTGATGCGCCAAGAGCAGTTGGAAATTGTTGTGTTTACAGCGGCGGGGGACCCGGTGCGGGTGAGTGTGCCTGCGGCGAATCGGGAAACTTTGTTGCCGCTAATTAGGAGGTTTCGTGGGGAAGTGACGAATCCCCGGAAGCGGAATAGTAATGATTATTTGCCTCTGGCACAAGAATTGTATAAGTTGCTGATTACACCGATCGAGGAAGCGTTGAATGGGCAGGAACTGGATACGCTGGTGTTTTCTATGGATTCAGATTTGCGCTCTTTGCCTATAGCGGCTTTGCATGATGGGAAGCAGTTTGTGGCGGAAAAGTATAGTGTGGCGCTGATTCCCAGTTTTGCTTTGGTGGATACAACTTATAACTCGTTGCAAAATGCGAAAGTGTTGGCGATGGGGGCGAGTGAATTTACGGATAATAATCCCCTGCCAGCAGTACCAACTGAACTGAAGACGATTACGGAGGAGTTTGGGGCGGCTCAATTTTTTATGAATGAGGACTTTACCCGGGAAAATCTTTCTAAGCAAAGAGCGGCTGATTCTTATCAAATTATCCATTTGGCGACTCATGCGGATTTTCAGCCGGGAGGTTTGGCTAGTTCTTATATTCAGTTGTGGAATGATAAGCTGACTTTGGCGGAGATTCCGCAGTTGGCTTGGAGTAACCCACCGATCGATTTGCTGGTGATTTCGGGTTGTCGTAGTGCTTTGGGTAATAAGGAGGCGGAGCTGGGGTTTGCGGGGTTGGCGGTGAAAAGTGGGGTGAGAACGGCGATCGCCAGTTTGTGGTCGGTGAGTGATGAGGGGACGTTGGCGCTGATGAGTGAGTTTTACCGCCAACTGCGAACTGCACCAACGAAAGGGGAGGCGCTGCGTCAAGCGCAGTTAGCGATGATTCGGGGTGAAATTACGGTGGAGAATGGGAGTTTGCGGGCGGCGAACCGGGGTGCGGCAATTCAGCTCCCCCCGGAATTGGCTGGGTTAACGAAGGACAGTTTATCTCATCC